Genomic DNA from Candidatus Pantoea bituminis:
GATGAGGTTACCAGAACAGATGCCCCTGAATTGAGTGACTTAGAAAGGGCTGCCAGCTGCAGCATCGGACCACGTACATTAGCGTTCATCATGCGATTAAAAGCATCTGCCGTTACCGACTCCAGAGAACCTACCTCTGCAAAGCCAGCATTAAGCCACAATCCATCAAGCGAACCCCAACCGCTTATAGCTGTCCGAAGCTCACTTATGTCTGCTTCGCTTGTAGCATCGCTTTTTAGAATGAGAGAAGTCACAGGCAGTGAGCTGCGGGCGCGATCCAGCCTTTCTTCATTGAGCCCTGTAATGGCAACATAACCACCTTCACTGACAATGCGCTGAGCACCAGCCAGTCCCATGCCGCTGGTACCGCCAGTGATCAGTATGCGTTTCCCTTGGAATCTATTCATGAATACTGCCTTTAAGCTTTAAGATCAGCATTTACCTTACGAAAAATAAACATCAGCCGTCATCTGTATCATCATGCAAATATGTCATTACTGCTTCAATGTCCGCTTTGGCACAAAGCAGACAAACACATGGTCAAGTCCGCTTTGAGCGACAAGCGGACGTTAAACCAGTGACTAATAGCTATTCTGATGTGTCTGGATGGATAGAGCGTGGTGATTCATTTGGATTCCCTAACGCCCTTTACGGCCAGCCGGTTTTTCCAGATATCCGGGTCACGAACTGGATTCAGCATCCAGCCTCATAAGAAGTTCGTCATAAAAAACGCCATCAACGCATAATGCAGCGGTATCGGTTGCCCATTCTCTGAATCCAAAGGATCGATAGAGAATCTGGGCTGCATGATTTGTTGTAATCACTGAAAGTTTTATTGTTTTAGCTCCGCTGGCAGCTTCTATTGCCGCTGCCATAAGCGATTTCGAAAGACCCGTGCCTCTCATCTCAGCGCGCACATACATTCCCCAGATAGTGGCAACATGACAAAGTTTTGGTGCGGTACTGCGACTAACGCCTATCATGCCTTGTAAGGAATTTTGAAGATCGAATCCTCCAAATACATTTTCAACACGCAACCTTTCAGCAAAAAACTCTGCAGATTTCTGTTTCCAGTCTTCATAGGAGGCACCAAAGGCATCTGGATGAAGTCGCAGGGCCTCAAGTCTTATTCTTATGAAATCGTCAAGGTCACTGTCGTTAATGCGGCGCACTGTAAATGCTTTCATCCTG
This window encodes:
- a CDS encoding SDR family oxidoreductase, whose translation is MNRFQGKRILITGGTSGMGLAGAQRIVSEGGYVAITGLNEERLDRARSSLPVTSLILKSDATSEADISELRTAISGWGSLDGLWLNAGFAEVGSLESVTADAFNRMMNANVRGPMLQLAALSKSLNSGASVLVTSSSSVYEGAAMTSLYAATKGAVVAMVKSWATELAERGIRANTLVPGPIETNFRHFMPEESRQQFEDFVVSQVTLGRAGKAEEAAAVALFLLSDDASYVTGSQYAVDGGLVHY
- a CDS encoding GNAT family N-acetyltransferase yields the protein MKAFTVRRINDSDLDDFIRIRLEALRLHPDAFGASYEDWKQKSAEFFAERLRVENVFGGFDLQNSLQGMIGVSRSTAPKLCHVATIWGMYVRAEMRGTGLSKSLMAAAIEAASGAKTIKLSVITTNHAAQILYRSFGFREWATDTAALCVDGVFYDELLMRLDAESSS